From a single Drosophila sulfurigaster albostrigata strain 15112-1811.04 chromosome 3, ASM2355843v2, whole genome shotgun sequence genomic region:
- the LOC133845330 gene encoding LOW QUALITY PROTEIN: putative odorant receptor 69a (The sequence of the model RefSeq protein was modified relative to this genomic sequence to represent the inferred CDS: substituted 1 base at 1 genomic stop codon) — MQLKDFMYYPDLGCRLAMIRCYEWRGSKSPAVEQTLVQQLWFLLGAINLFYQNLGLVIDLSLSETQKELSAFIAQISETCSVMGLTLVGASNMWMLLYYRREIEAVLGELQELYPPRRQRIYRIKHYYXQSTRLMKHSTTFFLFAYAYYNSLPIVELCYELLAASQQVKYKAQSDTWYPWHLFLPERSALSFAASYICQAISSLSGVAVIMSGQYLMCFFTTQMRLHFDALANGLSTLDARHSEANEQLKEMIVYHCRLLHIEQQINRIFNFMFLSNFSTSTIAICLMGFAMVMINLAAAFKYSVGLMSFLVFSVFICYNGTQFTLASDKLLPAAFYNNWYDGDRNYRRMMLFFIMRSCESRVLRTYKFTPVSMATYMAMLKFSYQLFTFFRAMIK, encoded by the exons ATGCAGCTAAAGGATTTTATGTACTATCCAGATTTGGGATGTCGTTTGGCCATGATACGATGCTACGAGTGGAGAGGGAGTAAATCGCCAGCTGTCGAGCAAACTTTAGTTCAGCAATTGTGGTTTCTATTGGGTGCCATCAATTTGTTCTATCAGAATCTCGGTCTGGTAATCGATCTAAGTCTGTCAGAGACTCAAAAGGAACTCTCCGCATTCATAGCACAAATATCAGAGACTTGCAGCGTGATGGGACTCACTTTAGTTGGTGCAAGTAATATGTGGATGTTACTCTATTATCGCCGAGAAATCGAAGCTGTGCTGGGTGAACTGCAAGAATTGTATCCTCCTAGGCGACAGCGAATCTATCGCATCAAGCACTACTACTAGCAATCGACGCGCTTGATGAAGCATTCAACAACGTTTTTCTTATTTGCATACGCTTATTACAATTCGCTGCCCATTGTGGAACTGTGCTATGAACTGCTGGCGGCATCGCAGCAAGTGAAATACAAGGCGCAGAGTGATACCTGGTATCCTTGGCATTTGTTCTTGCCAGAGCGTTCAGCTTTAAGCTTTGCTGCCTCATATATCTGTCAGGCTATATCGTCCTTGTCCGGTGTGGCCGTCATCATGAGCGGTCAGTATTTGATGTGCTTTTTCACCACACAGATGCGGTTACACTTTGATGCATTGGCTAATGGCCTGAGTACGTTGGATGCCCGTCACTCGGAGGCCAATGAGCAGCTAAAAGAAATGATAGTCTACCACTGTCGTTTGCTGCATATTGAGCAGCAAATAAATCGCATCTTTAACTTTATGTTTTTGAGCAACTTTTCCACTTCGACGATTGCCATCTGTTTGATGGGCTTTGCCATGGTCATGATCAATTTGGCTGCCGCCTTTAAGTACTCTGTCGGCCTCATGTCCTTTCTCGTATTTTCGGTTTTCATTTGCTACAACGGCACTCAGTTCACCTTGGCT aGTGACAAATTGTTGCCAGCGGCTTTCTATAATAATTGGTATGATGGCGATCGTAACTACCGCCGCATGATGCTCTTCTTTATCATGCGCTCATGTGAGTCTCGTGTGCTGCGCACCTACAAGTTTACACCCGTCTCTATGGCCACATACATGGcg ATGCTAAAGTTTTCATATCAATTGTTTACATTCTTTAGAGCaatgataaaataa